A stretch of DNA from Streptomyces sp. NBC_01197:
TCGCAGACGAGCATAAGGACGTCGTTCACGCCGCGGTTCTTGATCTCGGTGAGGATGTGCATCCAGTGCTTGGCGCCCTCGCCGCCGTCGCCGGCCCACAGCCCGAGAATGTCGCGCCGACCCTCGGTCGTGACCGCCAAGGCCACGTAGATGGGCCGGTTGGCGACCGCGCCGTCGCGGATCTTCACGTGGATGGCGTCGATGAAGACCACCGGGTAGACGGCGTCGAGCGGCCGGTTCTGCCATTCGGCCATGCCCTCGAGAACCTTGTCGGTGATCGTGGAGATCGTCTGACGGGACACGTCGGCGCCGTAGACCTCGGCAAGGTGGGCCTGGACCTCGCCGGTGGTCAGGCCCTTCGCCGCGAGCGAGATGACCATCTCGTCCACGCCGGACAGACGCTTCTGCCGCTTCTTGACGATCTTCGGCTCGAAGGAACCCTCACGGTCGCGGGGCACAGTTATCTCCACCGGGCCGACATCCGTCAGCACGGTCTTGGATCGGGTGCCGTTGCGGGAGTTGCCACCGTTCTTCCCGGCGGGATCGTGTTTGTCATAGCCGAGGTGGTCGGTGATCTCGCCCTCGAGAGCCGACTCCAGGAGCCGCTTGGTCAGCTGCTGGAGCAGCCCGCCCTCGCCGGTCAGCTGAAGGCCCTCGGCCTGAGCCCGGCCCACCAGCTCGTCAATCAACCGGTCGTCCACAGGCTTCGACGGAACCGCCTCAGACGGCTCGGCAGGATCGGCCTCGGTCACGTTGTCGCTGGTCATCGATGCATCTTCCATGATCGGGAGTTACACCGAACGTTTTACAGTCCCCACGCCCGCGCACCAGCCGCGGGGAGAGGCGAGCAGGACGCGGCGGGGGCGTGCGGCCGGTTGAAGTTTTTGGGGCGGTTTGGTCATGTCGT
This window harbors:
- a CDS encoding IS256 family transposase, which encodes MTSDNVTEADPAEPSEAVPSKPVDDRLIDELVGRAQAEGLQLTGEGGLLQQLTKRLLESALEGEITDHLGYDKHDPAGKNGGNSRNGTRSKTVLTDVGPVEITVPRDREGSFEPKIVKKRQKRLSGVDEMVISLAAKGLTTGEVQAHLAEVYGADVSRQTISTITDKVLEGMAEWQNRPLDAVYPVVFIDAIHVKIRDGAVANRPIYVALAVTTEGRRDILGLWAGDGGEGAKHWMHILTEIKNRGVNDVLMLVCDGLKGLPDAVETVWPQTVVQTCVVHLLRNSFRYAARQDWDKIAKLLKPVYTASTEDAALERFAEFADAWGKKYPAIVRLWENAWEEFTPFLRFDTEIRRIVCTTNAIESVNARIRRAVKARGHFPNEQAALKCVYMAIMSLDPTGKGQARWTMRWKTALNAFDITFDGRLSAARQ